A genomic stretch from Streptomyces sp. QL37 includes:
- a CDS encoding metalloregulator ArsR/SmtB family transcription factor: MLTSVDPDLIRVLGDPLRLRIVTLLARETLCTTHLVEETGAKQTNLSNHMKVLREAGVVETEPCGRFTYYKLKPEVLAGLSEQFAALADSARTASENKRACP, from the coding sequence ATGCTGACTTCAGTGGATCCTGATCTCATCCGGGTGCTGGGTGATCCGCTCCGCCTCCGGATCGTGACCCTGCTGGCCCGCGAGACGCTCTGCACGACCCACCTGGTCGAGGAGACCGGAGCCAAGCAGACCAACCTCTCCAACCACATGAAGGTCCTGCGCGAGGCAGGCGTGGTGGAGACCGAGCCCTGCGGCCGCTTCACCTACTACAAGCTCAAGCCCGAGGTCCTGGCCGGGCTGTCCGAGCAGTTCGCCGCGCTGGCCGACTCCGCCCGTACCGCGTCCGAGAACAAGAGGGCCTGCCCGTGA
- a CDS encoding arsenate reductase ArsC: MADSSGKPSVLFVCVHNAGRSQMAAAWLTHLAGDRVEVRSAGSDPGTSVNPAAVAAMAEAGIDISAEIPKVLTVDAVRESDVCVTMGCGDTCPVFPGKRYLDWRLEDPAGQGVEAVRPIRDEIRALVEGLIEEIAPEATE, from the coding sequence ATGGCCGACTCCTCGGGCAAGCCGTCCGTCCTGTTCGTCTGCGTCCACAACGCGGGCCGCTCCCAGATGGCGGCCGCCTGGCTGACCCATCTGGCCGGGGACCGCGTCGAGGTCCGCTCCGCCGGCTCGGACCCCGGCACCTCCGTCAACCCGGCGGCCGTCGCGGCGATGGCCGAGGCCGGCATCGACATCTCGGCCGAGATCCCGAAGGTCCTCACCGTGGACGCCGTACGCGAGTCGGACGTGTGCGTCACCATGGGCTGTGGCGACACCTGCCCCGTCTTCCCCGGCAAGCGCTACCTCGACTGGCGGCTGGAGGACCCGGCCGGCCAGGGCGTGGAAGCCGTACGGCCGATCCGCGACGAGATCAGGGCCCTGGTCGAGGGCCTGATCGAGGAGATCGCCCCGGAGGCCACGGAGTGA
- a CDS encoding choline/carnitine O-acyltransferase has translation MPLPTLEASCERFLAWCAPLLTAEERAATEAEVAAFLRPGGPGRTLHAALEEYDATEGVHSWLDTFWPYRYLGRRDRIALNANFFFLFQDTGQGQLDRAAGLVAGALHYKRRLDDGLIAPVEQRGVPQSMVQNKYLFSTTRIPGVPLDTVRAPYSEQAPGPSTARHIVVFFRGTMFRLDVLGPDGVPHSLDEIEAGLRAVTKADVHTPEEDRAGHLTTMARAEWAATRASLVDGHPGNARTLDDIETALFCVCLEDFAPDDTQAACDELLHGDRGNRWFDKAVSFVVYADGRAGINVEHCELDGTTILSFTDALLGTPPDEHSRLSGARPQGEPAPRPLTFELDASQRARVRTAAEEFAAYGDATATRTVSFEDFGSTAAKALGVSPDAFVQVAYQLAHQRAKGHLGATYESIATRQYRHGRTEAMRVVTPEMPAFVAAMDDPTADRDTRRAAFRAAAGAHVARAKECQAGEAPEQHLWELELIQRRRGDELGVREQPALYRSPGWLTMRDDYLSTSSAPSENIQYFGFGSTSSRCIGVAYVLLPDRFNLYLSTPQAVAGQMHAFGDHLREAVTELRELLAD, from the coding sequence GTGCCGCTGCCCACGCTCGAGGCGAGCTGCGAGAGGTTCCTCGCCTGGTGCGCCCCACTGCTGACCGCCGAGGAGCGGGCCGCGACGGAGGCCGAGGTCGCCGCCTTCCTGCGGCCCGGCGGCCCCGGCCGGACGCTGCACGCGGCGCTGGAGGAGTACGACGCCACGGAGGGTGTGCACAGCTGGCTCGACACCTTCTGGCCGTACCGCTACCTCGGCCGCCGGGACCGGATCGCGCTCAACGCCAACTTCTTCTTCCTGTTCCAGGACACCGGGCAGGGTCAGCTCGATCGCGCGGCCGGGCTCGTGGCGGGGGCACTGCACTACAAGCGGCGGCTCGACGACGGGCTGATCGCGCCGGTGGAGCAGCGCGGCGTACCCCAGTCGATGGTGCAGAACAAGTACCTCTTCTCCACGACCCGTATCCCCGGGGTGCCGCTGGACACGGTGCGTGCCCCGTACAGCGAGCAGGCGCCCGGGCCGTCCACGGCCCGGCACATCGTCGTGTTCTTCCGGGGCACGATGTTCCGGCTGGACGTGCTCGGCCCCGACGGGGTGCCGCACAGCCTCGACGAGATCGAGGCCGGCCTGCGCGCCGTCACCAAGGCCGACGTCCACACGCCCGAGGAGGACCGGGCCGGCCACCTCACCACCATGGCGCGCGCCGAGTGGGCGGCCACCCGGGCGTCCCTCGTCGACGGCCACCCCGGCAACGCCCGCACGCTGGACGACATCGAGACCGCACTCTTCTGCGTCTGCCTGGAGGACTTCGCGCCCGATGACACCCAGGCCGCCTGCGACGAACTGCTCCACGGCGACCGGGGCAACCGCTGGTTCGACAAGGCCGTCTCCTTCGTCGTCTACGCGGACGGCCGGGCCGGCATCAACGTCGAGCACTGCGAGCTGGACGGGACGACCATCCTCAGCTTCACCGACGCCCTGCTCGGCACCCCGCCGGACGAGCACTCCCGGCTGTCCGGGGCGCGCCCCCAGGGCGAGCCGGCACCACGCCCCCTGACCTTCGAACTGGACGCGTCCCAGCGGGCGCGGGTGCGCACCGCGGCCGAGGAGTTCGCCGCGTACGGAGACGCCACCGCCACCCGCACCGTGTCGTTCGAGGACTTCGGCAGTACGGCGGCCAAGGCGCTCGGAGTGTCCCCGGACGCCTTCGTCCAGGTCGCGTACCAACTGGCCCACCAGCGGGCCAAGGGCCACCTGGGAGCCACGTACGAGTCGATCGCCACCCGGCAGTACCGCCACGGCCGCACCGAGGCGATGCGCGTGGTCACCCCCGAGATGCCCGCCTTCGTCGCGGCGATGGACGACCCCACGGCGGACCGCGACACCCGCCGTGCGGCCTTCCGGGCCGCCGCCGGAGCCCACGTGGCACGGGCGAAGGAGTGCCAGGCGGGCGAGGCCCCCGAGCAGCACCTCTGGGAGCTCGAACTGATCCAGCGCCGCCGCGGCGACGAACTCGGCGTGCGCGAACAGCCCGCGCTGTACCGCTCCCCGGGCTGGCTCACCATGCGCGACGACTACCTGAGCACGAGCTCGGCCCCGTCCGAGAACATCCAGTACTTCGGCTTCGGGTCCACGAGCAGCCGCTGCATCGGCGTCGCCTACGTCCTGCTGCCGGACCGCTTCAACCTCTACCTGAGCACCCCGCAGGCGGTGGCCGGGCAGATGCACGCCTTCGGCGACCACCTCCGCGAGGCGGTGACAGAACTGCGCGAACTCCTCGCGGACTGA
- a CDS encoding class I SAM-dependent methyltransferase, protein MRLDASGKVSLDHIYTAPDPRTYFQVLRPLGYRVPQLAKPWFDKLVKEYRETEQVAVPRVLDIGCSYGINAALLKYDATMDELYARYDGSGPGTRAGLLERDRDLSRSRSPARALHFTGLDASAEALAYAQEAGFLDDTVNADLEADDPTPAQRDLLAGTDLVISTGCIGYVTERTLTRVVAAQDGRLPWMAHFVLRMFPFDPVEKALEELGYRTTRVDGVFKQRRFAGPQERQGVLDGLAAAGVDASGLEEEGWLYAQLHLSRPQHR, encoded by the coding sequence TTGCGTCTCGACGCGTCCGGAAAAGTCTCGCTGGACCACATCTACACCGCACCCGACCCCCGCACGTACTTCCAGGTGCTCCGCCCGCTCGGCTACCGCGTGCCCCAACTGGCCAAGCCCTGGTTCGACAAGCTCGTCAAGGAGTACCGGGAGACGGAACAGGTCGCCGTCCCCCGTGTGCTGGACATCGGCTGCTCGTACGGGATCAACGCCGCCCTGCTCAAGTACGACGCCACGATGGACGAGCTGTACGCGCGCTACGACGGCAGCGGCCCCGGGACCCGCGCCGGACTGCTGGAGCGCGACCGTGACCTCTCCCGCTCCCGAAGCCCCGCGCGGGCCCTGCACTTCACCGGCCTGGACGCGTCCGCCGAGGCGCTGGCCTACGCCCAGGAGGCCGGCTTCCTCGACGACACCGTCAACGCCGACCTGGAGGCGGACGACCCCACCCCCGCGCAGCGCGACCTGCTCGCCGGGACGGACCTGGTGATCTCCACGGGCTGCATCGGCTACGTCACCGAGCGCACCCTCACCCGCGTCGTCGCCGCCCAGGACGGCCGCCTCCCCTGGATGGCCCACTTCGTGCTGCGGATGTTCCCCTTCGACCCCGTCGAGAAGGCCCTGGAGGAGCTGGGTTACCGGACCACCCGGGTCGACGGGGTCTTCAAGCAGCGGCGGTTCGCGGGCCCGCAGGAGCGGCAGGGAGTCCTGGACGGTCTCGCCGCCGCCGGTGTGGACGCGAGCGGGCTGGAGGAGGAAGGCTGGCTCTACGCCCAGCTCCATCTCTCCAGGCCGCAGCACCGGTAG
- a CDS encoding arpA protein translates to MSTLQAITLDQVVDTDHYPLSEPGSPQARAVVARARRELAEAGCTVLPDFVRPPLQEVLRQECAALAPHAYFDVETVNVYNIDVDEDLPEHHPGRRTFERGNAFVARDHIPGDSLIGRLYAHEAFQGFVADCFGLPCLYELADPLSGLVLNVVRPGMEHPWHFDTNEYTVSMLTQEAQEGGSFEYCPNIRSADDERFDDVRDVLDGRGTPERLPLRPGDLQLFKGRYSLHRVSPVRGGLARHSAIFAYSERPGVIGSVARTRQLFGRVTPEHLAAEGRAVRGDQLLD, encoded by the coding sequence ATGAGCACTCTGCAAGCCATCACGCTCGACCAGGTGGTCGACACGGACCACTACCCCTTGTCGGAACCGGGAAGCCCACAGGCCCGCGCCGTGGTGGCGCGGGCGAGGCGTGAACTGGCCGAGGCCGGCTGCACCGTACTGCCGGACTTCGTCCGCCCTCCGCTCCAGGAGGTCCTGCGACAGGAGTGCGCCGCCCTCGCCCCGCACGCGTACTTCGACGTCGAGACGGTCAACGTCTACAACATCGACGTGGACGAGGACCTGCCCGAACACCACCCCGGGCGCCGCACCTTCGAGCGGGGCAACGCGTTCGTCGCCCGCGACCACATCCCGGGGGACTCCCTCATCGGCCGGCTCTACGCCCATGAGGCGTTCCAGGGCTTCGTCGCCGACTGCTTCGGACTGCCCTGCCTGTACGAGCTCGCCGACCCGCTCTCCGGGCTGGTGCTCAACGTCGTACGGCCGGGCATGGAGCACCCCTGGCACTTCGACACCAACGAGTACACGGTGAGCATGCTGACCCAGGAGGCCCAGGAGGGCGGATCGTTCGAGTACTGCCCGAACATCAGGTCCGCCGACGACGAGCGCTTCGACGACGTCCGGGACGTCCTGGACGGCCGCGGCACGCCGGAGCGACTGCCCCTGCGCCCGGGCGACCTCCAGCTGTTCAAGGGCCGCTACTCGCTGCACCGGGTCAGCCCGGTCCGGGGCGGACTCGCCCGCCACAGTGCGATCTTCGCCTACAGCGAGCGCCCCGGCGTCATCGGGAGCGTGGCGCGCACCCGGCAGCTCTTCGGCCGCGTCACTCCCGAACACCTGGCGGCGGAAGGCCGGGCCGTACGGGGTGACCAGCTCCTGGACTAG
- a CDS encoding arsenate reductase family protein — MEIWINPACSKCRGAVSLLDAEGAEYTVRRYLEDVPSAEEIRAVLDRLGLEPWDITRTQEAEAKELGVKEWARDAGSRERWITALSEHPKLIQRPIITAQDGSAVVARTDEAVRDALAR; from the coding sequence ATGGAGATCTGGATCAATCCCGCCTGTTCCAAATGCCGCGGCGCGGTGAGCCTGCTCGACGCGGAGGGCGCCGAATACACCGTCCGCCGCTATCTGGAGGACGTCCCGTCGGCCGAGGAGATCCGTGCCGTTCTCGACCGTCTCGGACTGGAGCCGTGGGACATCACCCGCACCCAGGAGGCCGAGGCGAAGGAGCTCGGGGTCAAGGAGTGGGCGAGGGACGCCGGTTCGCGCGAGCGGTGGATCACGGCGCTGTCCGAGCACCCGAAGCTGATCCAGCGCCCGATCATCACCGCGCAGGACGGTTCGGCCGTGGTGGCTCGGACGGACGAGGCCGTGCGGGACGCGCTGGCGCGCTGA
- a CDS encoding Gfo/Idh/MocA family oxidoreductase — protein MTTHPESAAPLRVGLVGAGPWARLTHAPALAAHPAAVLSGVWGRRPEAADALAAAHGTEAYTGEAGIDALLAASDAVAFAVPPDVQAPLAARAAEAGCHLLLDKPVATTVAGAREVADAAERAGVASVVFCTLRFAEGTAGWIAGQAAAGGWFTARALWMGALFAPGAGNEFGASPWRREKGGLWDVGPHALSVLIPVLGDVTEVVAARGPADTTQLLLRHTSGASSTVTLALGAPEGAAGTEVEFRGERGVSTLPAGGGDALGAFRAAVDALADAARTGVAHPCDVRFGLRLTEVLAQAEEAVGRA, from the coding sequence ATGACCACACACCCGGAATCCGCCGCGCCGCTGCGGGTCGGCCTCGTCGGGGCGGGCCCCTGGGCGCGCCTGACCCACGCCCCCGCCCTCGCCGCCCACCCCGCTGCCGTGCTGAGCGGCGTGTGGGGCCGCCGCCCCGAAGCGGCGGACGCGCTCGCCGCAGCCCACGGCACCGAGGCGTACACGGGCGAGGCGGGCATCGACGCGCTCCTGGCCGCGAGCGACGCGGTGGCGTTCGCCGTGCCGCCCGACGTGCAGGCGCCCCTGGCCGCGCGCGCCGCCGAGGCGGGATGCCACCTCCTGCTGGACAAGCCGGTCGCCACCACCGTGGCGGGCGCGCGCGAGGTCGCCGACGCCGCCGAGCGGGCCGGGGTCGCCTCCGTGGTCTTCTGCACGCTGCGGTTCGCCGAGGGCACGGCCGGATGGATCGCCGGGCAGGCCGCGGCGGGCGGCTGGTTCACGGCGCGCGCCCTGTGGATGGGCGCGCTGTTCGCCCCGGGCGCGGGCAACGAGTTCGGCGCCTCGCCCTGGCGGCGCGAGAAGGGCGGCCTCTGGGACGTGGGCCCGCACGCGCTCTCCGTCCTGATCCCGGTCCTGGGTGATGTGACGGAGGTGGTCGCGGCCCGTGGCCCGGCCGACACCACCCAACTGCTCCTGCGCCACACCTCCGGCGCGTCGAGCACGGTGACGCTCGCCCTGGGCGCACCGGAGGGCGCGGCCGGCACCGAGGTCGAATTCCGCGGCGAGCGGGGCGTGTCCACCCTGCCGGCGGGCGGCGGCGACGCGCTCGGCGCGTTCCGGGCGGCCGTGGACGCGCTGGCCGACGCGGCGCGTACGGGGGTGGCGCACCCCTGCGACGTACGGTTCGGGCTGCGTCTCACCGAAGTGCTCGCGCAGGCTGAGGAGGCGGTGGGGCGGGCCTGA
- the glnII gene encoding glutamine synthetase: MTFKAEYIWIDGTEPTAKLRSKTKIMAGSPSKAVADLPIWGFDGSSTNQAEGHASDRVLKPVFTCPDPIRGGDDILVLCEVFNIDMTPHESNTRATLRPVAEQFAGQEPIFGIEQEYTFFDGHRPLGFPEGGFPAAQGGYYCGVGSDEIFGREIVEKHLDNCLTAGLAISGINAEVMPGQWEFQVGPVSPLEVSDHLWIARWLLYRTAEDFNVSATLDPKPVKGDWNGAGAHTNFSTKAMREGYEAIITAAESLGEGSKPMDHVKNYGAGIDDRLTGLHETAPWNEYSYGVSNRGASVRIPWQVEQDQKGYIEDRRPNANVDPYVVTRLIVDTCCTALEKAGQV; the protein is encoded by the coding sequence GTGACGTTCAAGGCTGAGTACATCTGGATCGACGGCACCGAGCCGACCGCCAAGCTTCGCTCCAAGACGAAGATCATGGCCGGCAGCCCTTCGAAGGCCGTGGCGGATCTGCCCATCTGGGGCTTCGACGGTTCGAGCACGAACCAGGCCGAGGGCCACGCGTCCGACCGGGTCCTGAAGCCGGTCTTCACGTGTCCGGACCCGATCCGCGGCGGTGACGACATCCTCGTCCTGTGCGAGGTCTTCAACATCGACATGACTCCGCACGAGTCCAACACCCGCGCCACGCTGCGTCCGGTCGCCGAGCAGTTCGCGGGCCAGGAGCCGATCTTCGGCATCGAGCAGGAGTACACCTTCTTCGACGGACACCGTCCGCTCGGCTTCCCCGAGGGCGGCTTCCCGGCCGCCCAGGGCGGCTACTACTGCGGTGTGGGCTCCGACGAGATCTTCGGCCGCGAGATCGTCGAGAAGCACCTGGACAACTGCCTGACGGCGGGCCTCGCCATCTCCGGCATCAACGCCGAGGTCATGCCCGGCCAGTGGGAGTTCCAGGTCGGCCCGGTCTCGCCGCTGGAGGTCTCCGACCACCTGTGGATCGCCCGCTGGCTGCTCTACCGCACCGCCGAGGACTTCAACGTCTCCGCGACCCTGGACCCGAAGCCGGTCAAGGGCGACTGGAACGGCGCGGGCGCGCACACCAACTTCTCCACGAAGGCGATGCGCGAGGGCTACGAGGCGATCATCACCGCGGCCGAGTCGCTCGGTGAGGGCTCGAAGCCGATGGACCACGTCAAGAACTACGGCGCGGGCATCGACGACCGGCTGACCGGCCTGCACGAGACCGCCCCGTGGAACGAGTACAGCTACGGCGTCTCCAACCGCGGCGCCTCGGTCCGTATCCCGTGGCAGGTCGAGCAGGACCAGAAGGGCTACATCGAGGACCGTCGCCCGAACGCCAACGTCGACCCGTACGTGGTCACGCGGCTGATCGTCGACACCTGCTGCACCGCGCTGGAGAAGGCCGGCCAGGTCTGA
- a CDS encoding winged helix-turn-helix domain-containing protein has protein sequence MANTRTLSTASAATAASAVPAAATTARNTLSPNRHRLRAVDRDEVVEVADVAGFLPPGATWLPAPQHTLPALPGRPPMVGYLVLVPADQQPALAGAVASARNREFVPEPAVTDAPAGGPVRIDSTRRTAAVDGVTLDLTYLEFELLAHLVAHPHRVHTRDQLVTTVWGYGHVGDGRTVDVHVARLRRKLGAEHRRSIQTVRRVGYKYAP, from the coding sequence ATGGCGAACACCCGTACCCTCTCCACCGCGTCCGCCGCCACCGCGGCGTCCGCGGTGCCCGCTGCGGCCACCACCGCCCGCAACACCCTCTCCCCCAACCGCCACCGGCTGCGTGCCGTCGACCGTGACGAGGTCGTCGAGGTCGCGGACGTCGCCGGCTTCCTGCCGCCGGGCGCCACCTGGCTGCCCGCACCCCAGCACACGCTGCCGGCCCTGCCCGGCCGGCCTCCGATGGTCGGCTACCTGGTGCTCGTGCCCGCCGACCAGCAGCCCGCCCTGGCCGGGGCCGTGGCCTCCGCCCGGAACCGGGAGTTCGTCCCGGAGCCGGCGGTGACCGACGCTCCGGCGGGCGGCCCCGTGCGGATCGACTCGACGCGGCGCACCGCCGCCGTGGACGGCGTCACCCTCGATCTCACGTACCTCGAGTTCGAACTGCTGGCACACCTGGTGGCACACCCGCACCGGGTGCACACCCGGGACCAGCTGGTGACGACGGTCTGGGGTTACGGGCACGTGGGCGACGGGCGCACCGTCGACGTCCACGTGGCCCGGCTGCGCCGCAAGCTGGGCGCCGAGCACCGCCGGTCCATCCAGACCGTGCGGCGCGTGGGCTACAAGTACGCGCCCTGA
- a CDS encoding sensor histidine kinase: MKSAQSRVRTALLDGGRAFVLSFASIAGSATLFVLSVLSITFVVLGVGLVTTPWVMDAVRKHANRRRLLAANWSDIRIPVPYRPFPKDVRSGFTGRVERTTLLLKDPATWRDLRWLLLDMTAGYVLLVLAFGLLVWPLEGLVLAAGLWRVFEDDTYWYGFVPVDSQMTGLAAAALGVVIFHVGLFASKPLLRMHFVLARSALSPTPEELAQRIDRLTETRHEAVDTAASELRRIERDLHDGAQARLVAMGMNLGTIEALVEKDPAEAKKLLAMARASSAEALTELRDLVRGIHPPVLAERGLGDAVKALALRLPIASEVTVELGGRAEAPVESAAYFAVSEILTNAVKHSGADRVWVDMHHSEGMLRISVTDNGKGGATVGTGSGLSGVERRLGTFDGVLAVSSPAGGPTMVTMEIPCALS, translated from the coding sequence ATGAAGTCGGCACAGAGCCGGGTGCGGACCGCGCTGCTCGACGGAGGGCGGGCGTTCGTCCTCTCCTTCGCGAGCATCGCGGGCTCGGCCACCCTCTTCGTCCTGTCGGTCCTCTCGATCACCTTCGTCGTGCTCGGGGTGGGGCTGGTCACCACACCGTGGGTCATGGACGCCGTGCGCAAGCACGCCAACCGGCGCCGGCTGCTCGCGGCGAACTGGTCGGACATCCGCATCCCGGTCCCCTACCGGCCGTTCCCGAAGGATGTGCGCTCCGGATTCACCGGGCGGGTCGAGCGCACCACTCTGCTGCTGAAGGACCCCGCCACCTGGCGGGATCTCCGGTGGCTGCTGCTCGACATGACGGCCGGGTACGTCCTCCTGGTCCTCGCCTTCGGCCTGCTGGTCTGGCCGCTGGAGGGGCTCGTCCTGGCGGCGGGGCTGTGGCGGGTGTTCGAGGACGACACGTACTGGTACGGATTCGTGCCGGTGGACAGCCAGATGACGGGTCTGGCCGCGGCGGCGCTCGGTGTCGTGATCTTCCATGTCGGGCTGTTCGCGAGCAAGCCCCTGCTGCGCATGCACTTCGTGCTCGCCCGGTCGGCGCTCTCGCCCACCCCGGAGGAGCTCGCGCAGCGCATCGACCGGCTCACCGAGACCCGGCACGAGGCCGTGGACACGGCGGCGTCCGAGCTGCGGCGCATCGAGCGGGATCTGCACGACGGGGCGCAGGCCCGGCTGGTCGCCATGGGCATGAACCTGGGCACCATCGAGGCGCTCGTCGAGAAGGACCCGGCGGAGGCGAAGAAGCTTCTGGCGATGGCCCGCGCCTCCTCCGCGGAGGCCCTGACCGAGCTGCGTGATCTCGTCCGGGGCATCCATCCGCCGGTGCTCGCCGAACGCGGGCTCGGGGACGCGGTGAAGGCGCTGGCCCTGCGGCTGCCGATCGCGTCGGAGGTGACCGTGGAGCTCGGCGGCCGGGCCGAGGCGCCGGTCGAGTCGGCGGCGTACTTCGCGGTGAGCGAGATCCTGACGAACGCGGTGAAGCACTCCGGCGCCGACCGCGTCTGGGTGGACATGCACCACTCCGAGGGCATGCTGCGGATCTCCGTCACGGACAACGGCAAGGGCGGCGCGACCGTCGGAACGGGCTCGGGACTGAGCGGAGTCGAACGCCGGCTGGGTACATTCGACGGCGTCCTGGCCGTCAGCAGCCCTGCGGGCGGTCCCACCATGGTGACCATGGAGATCCCTTGCGCGTTGTCCTAG
- a CDS encoding response regulator transcription factor, producing the protein MRVVLAEDLFLLRDGLVRMLEAYDFEIAAAVESGPELTKALAELEPDVAVVDVRLPPSHTDEGLQCALAARRRRPGLPVLVLSQHVEQLYARELLADGNGGIGYLLKDRVFDAGQFIDAVRRVAAGGTAMDPQVISQLLSRRSADEPMGGLTPREREVMELMAQGRSNVAIASQLVVTERAVAKHTSNIFGKLGLPVSDDDNRRVLAVLAYLDRG; encoded by the coding sequence TTGCGCGTTGTCCTAGCCGAAGATCTCTTCCTGCTCCGCGACGGCCTCGTGCGCATGCTGGAAGCCTACGATTTCGAGATCGCGGCGGCGGTCGAGTCCGGACCCGAACTGACCAAGGCACTCGCCGAGTTGGAGCCCGACGTGGCCGTCGTCGACGTCCGGCTCCCACCGTCCCACACGGACGAGGGCCTCCAGTGCGCGCTGGCCGCCCGCCGCCGCAGACCGGGGCTGCCGGTACTCGTCCTGTCGCAGCACGTGGAGCAGCTGTACGCCCGGGAGCTGCTGGCCGACGGCAACGGCGGCATCGGCTATCTGCTGAAGGACCGGGTGTTCGACGCCGGCCAGTTCATCGACGCCGTGCGCCGGGTCGCCGCGGGGGGTACGGCGATGGATCCGCAGGTCATCTCGCAGCTGCTGTCACGGCGGTCGGCGGACGAGCCGATGGGCGGCCTGACGCCCCGGGAGCGTGAGGTCATGGAGCTGATGGCGCAGGGCCGTTCGAACGTGGCGATCGCCTCGCAGCTGGTGGTCACGGAGCGGGCGGTGGCCAAGCACACCTCGAACATCTTCGGCAAGCTCGGCCTGCCCGTCTCGGACGACGACAACCGGCGCGTGCTCGCGGTCCTGGCCTACCTCGACCGGGGCTGA
- a CDS encoding DUF1996 domain-containing protein, with translation MGRTSRKKRSTLAGRAVAAAAALALGGGGLVAVNVYASAGEGGSGPPPARTRDAARQMSTIDCPDVGLALPDVPDGARPEVDRELAAMDTQITDAYREFADRRERIARDPALAGNAVLGPLRSRRAAGLERIRIAVERARGVRPQGLEGLAGCGLRADDEQGPGDGGGDGGQGGQDDGQEGGQGEGQGGQGKEGNGPEASDFVDIRSVRPGTDRPRDRRGASRGTFTTDCGRNENGKFNPDNVIAAPGVSNGAHHMHDYVGNQATDAFAGDEELAAGETTCRNQGDRSTYYWPVLRLQNGQDEDDADADGGGRDQNTGEIQTPSRVTLKFTGSPAGKVTAMPRFLRIITGDAKAFTNGDANANASWSCTGFEDRQLKDKYPICPEGSQVVRSFAFQSCWDGRNTDSANHRTHVAFAQDDGRCPDGFRAIPQLVQRIVYDVPPGPGFAVDSFPEQLHKPVTDHGDFINVFDDALMKKVVSCVNGGRRCR, from the coding sequence ATGGGACGCACGTCGCGCAAGAAACGTTCGACGCTCGCCGGCCGGGCGGTGGCCGCCGCGGCGGCACTGGCTCTGGGCGGAGGTGGGCTGGTCGCCGTCAATGTCTACGCGAGCGCCGGGGAGGGCGGGTCCGGTCCGCCCCCGGCGCGGACCCGGGACGCGGCTCGCCAGATGTCCACCATCGACTGTCCGGACGTGGGGCTCGCCCTGCCCGACGTGCCGGACGGGGCGCGGCCGGAGGTCGACCGCGAGCTGGCCGCGATGGATACGCAGATCACCGACGCCTACCGGGAGTTCGCGGACCGCAGGGAGCGGATCGCCCGGGATCCGGCCCTCGCCGGGAACGCGGTGCTCGGTCCGCTGAGGAGCAGGCGGGCTGCCGGTCTCGAACGGATCCGGATCGCCGTCGAGCGGGCCCGGGGCGTACGGCCGCAGGGCCTGGAGGGACTCGCGGGATGCGGCCTGCGCGCCGACGACGAGCAGGGCCCGGGCGACGGGGGCGGAGACGGCGGCCAGGGCGGCCAGGACGACGGGCAGGAGGGCGGCCAGGGTGAAGGCCAGGGCGGCCAGGGCAAGGAGGGCAACGGTCCCGAGGCGTCCGACTTCGTCGACATCCGGTCCGTCCGGCCCGGCACCGACCGCCCCCGTGACCGCCGGGGCGCCTCCCGGGGTACGTTCACCACCGACTGCGGCCGCAACGAGAACGGCAAGTTCAACCCGGACAACGTCATCGCCGCCCCGGGCGTGAGCAACGGCGCCCACCACATGCACGACTACGTCGGCAACCAGGCCACCGACGCCTTCGCGGGCGACGAGGAACTGGCCGCCGGAGAGACCACCTGCCGCAACCAGGGCGACCGGTCCACGTACTACTGGCCCGTGCTCCGTCTGCAGAACGGCCAGGACGAGGACGACGCGGACGCGGACGGCGGCGGCCGGGACCAGAACACCGGGGAGATCCAGACCCCGTCCCGGGTCACGCTGAAGTTCACCGGCTCCCCCGCCGGGAAGGTCACGGCCATGCCGCGCTTCCTGCGCATCATCACCGGGGACGCCAAGGCCTTCACCAACGGCGACGCCAACGCCAACGCGTCCTGGAGCTGCACCGGTTTCGAGGACAGGCAGCTGAAGGACAAGTACCCGATCTGCCCGGAGGGCAGCCAGGTGGTGCGGTCCTTCGCCTTCCAGAGCTGCTGGGACGGGCGGAACACCGACAGCGCCAACCACCGCACCCATGTGGCGTTCGCCCAGGACGACGGACGGTGCCCGGACGGCTTCAGGGCCATCCCGCAGCTGGTCCAGCGCATCGTGTACGACGTCCCGCCGGGGCCGGGCTTCGCCGTGGACTCCTTCCCGGAGCAGCTGCACAAGCCCGTGACCGATCACGGCGACTTCATCAACGTCTTCGACGACGCGTTGATGAAGAAGGTGGTGAGCTGCGTCAACGGCGGGCGCAGGTGCCGCTGA